One Flavobacterium cerinum genomic window, GACGTATTAGGAAAGCGCATTTTACAGGCCAGTTTAAACTCAAAAGAGCTTAATATAGCCAACTTAAACGCCGGTGTATACATCATTAAAATAAAAGAAGGTGAAGCTTCTGCAACAAGAAAGCTTATTATCAAATAGTTAACAAAGCGTTATTTCTTACATTTAACCATAATTTTACATTAAAAGTTTTCATTTATCACGAAATACTTCTTAACTTTGTTGTCCACTTTTTAAAAAACAATTCAAAACATGAAAAAACTTTACACTTTATTAGCAACTGTTGCATTATCGTATGCTGTCAATGCTCAAAACTTAATAACCAATGGTGGATTCGAAAACTGGACAGCTGGAGCTCCTGATTCATGGACTGTTACTGTTCCTGCTAATGGCGGATCTGTCACTCGTGAAACTGCTGCTGGTAACATCCACGGCGGTACAAGTTCAGCTAAATTTACAGCACCTGCCGGAACAGGTAACGTAAGAGCTGGTGTTGCTGACTTCGCAGTAGTTGCTGGTCACCAATACACATTGACTTACTGGTACAAAGATGAAACCGATAATGCTAAAGGAAGACACTGGGGAGCTTGGAGAACAAGTTCTGCCGCTATTACTGACACTTCTTTGCAACCTGATTACTATGGTAACACTACAGGATGGCAGCAAGTTACCGTAACTGCTACTGCTCCTGCTGGCGCAACAATCTTACGTTTTGATTTCCGTGTATACCAAGACACTGGTAACTCAGGAGCTATCTATTATGATGACGTAACATTAGTAGACAATACACTAGGTTTACAAGAAAATATCATCGCTGGTTTAAAAGTATATCCTAACCCGGTATCAGGAAACAACTTTTACATCGCTTCTGACGCTTCTGCTGTAAAATCAGTTGTAGTTTACGATGTTTTAGGAAAACAAGTGATCAACACTCAAGTTGAAAACGAAGCTGCTATTAACGTTTCAAACTTAAACGCTGGTGTTTATATCGTTAAAATCACTGAAGAAGGAAAAACGGCTACTAGAAAACTAGTGATCAAATAATTTTTCTTCAAAAATATATTTAAGCACCAACAATGTTGGTGCTTTTTTTTATGCCCTAAGCTCAAAATTTAAACAACCCTTTACTTTAAGGTGATCAAAAGAAAACATCCAGGTACTATCTTGCCAATAAAAAACCATGAGACAATTTTACCTGATTTTATTTAGCATCGCATTAAGCGTAACCACTAACGCCCAAACGAACTTAATTCCAAACGGGAATTTTGAAACCTGGACTAACAACACTACTCCTACCGGATTTTCATCTACAAACACAGAAACTTTCTCTGCTAATAATTTTATCACCAGAGAATCCGGCATCATCAAAAACGGGGCTGCTGCGGTAAAGCACCAATCCCAAGACGACACACAAACTTTAAGTCCGGACAACCTGATTCCGGTAATTCCCGGAAACAATTATACGATTTCCTACTGGTATCTGGACAATGACACCAAAGCCCGTACCCGCGCCTGGCATTCATGGGTTAGCATTTCAAACGGCAATGAAATGGAATTAACAGACCATCGTGATCAATTACATCCAACCACTTATTCCAGCAACAGCGCACAATGGGTTCAGGTTAGCTTTACTTTAACAGCACCTTCTAACGCTACTCATTTCCGTTTTCAGGCTCGCACTTACAGACAATCCGGAACAAGTGTAGGAGGTTATATTTATTATGACGATTTCTCGATGGTAAACAACACACCGATGGGATTAACGGATCATCAAATAGACGGCTTAAAATTATATCCGAATCCGGCCGGCAACAATGATAATCTTTATATCACTTCGACTACAGGATCTGACAAAACAATTGAGATTTATGACATTCTGGGAAAACAAATTCAAAATATAAAAACGGAAAGCAACAGCCCAATCAGTATTTCCAACCTTACTACAGGCGTATATCTTCTAAAAATTACAGAAGAGGGAAAAACCGCTACTCAAAAGCTGATTATTAAATAAATCCCATATCCTTAACCTTACCCGGCACCAACATTAGTTGGTGCTTTTTTGTTTTAAAACACAAAATGTTATTTTCAAAACAATGAATTATTTTCCTTAATTTGTCAGAAATTTTTTAAATCTATTTATATGAAAACAAAACTACTTTTAACAGGGTTCTTTTTAAGCGGATTTCTATCATTAAATGCACAAAACGTAGCTTCTAATTCAACCGTCACAAGTGGTGGCCTACAATCCGGTAGTAATGGAGAAGGCAATACTTTTTATGGTTATCAAGCCGGCATGTCAACAAACAATGTTACATTCAGCGACAACACCTTTATTGGCCACTCAGCCGGAAAAACAAATACTTCCGGCAAACAAAATGTCTTTATCGGAAATCATTCAGGCATAGACAATATAACAGGAACAAACAATCTCTTTATTGGCTATGGTTCTGGCTCTAATAATACTACGGGCAATCAAAACACATATATAGGCAGCCTAGCCGGTGCATTTGCCCCTGGAACCACAAACACCTTTATAGGATATAATACAGGGCGAGAAAACCAAGGCAACAACAATACATTCATTGGAGCAGGAGCGGGAGCAGAAACCACAGGGTCAGGAAACGTTTTAATTGGAACAAACGTTGCATTAAGCTACAATATTGACAATAAGCTTTACATTGACAACAAAGAAACTGATACGCCTTTAATATGGGGTGATTTTGTAACCAGTCAATTAAAACTAAACGGAAAAGTAGGTATCGGAACTAATTTTGGCAACTTCCCAACAACAGCTGGTGGCGTTAATCTAAACAATTATAGTCTTTTTGTAAAAGGAGGTATTTTAACAGAGGAAGTCCGTGTTAACCTGCAATCTGCCTGGGCGGATTATGTATTTCAACCGGAGTACCAATTACCTACACTAAACGAAGTAGAAAAACATATTCAGGAAAAAGGCCATTTAATAAATGTTCCGTCTGCCGCACAAGTTGCTTCACAAGGAATTGCATTAGGAGAAATGATAAAAATTCAACAGGAAAAAATCGAAGAATTAACCCTGTACATCATTGAACAGAATAAAACCAATGAAAAGCAAGCTAAAGACATTGAAGAATTAAAAAAGCTTGTAAACAACCTGACAAATAACAAATAATCCTTTAACAGCATGAAAAAACAATACCTTACTATCCTTATAGTGCTGTTAATCGCCATAAAAGGATTTGCACAATCGGAACCCTGTCTTACCGATGAACTGATGCGCAATGCTATAAAAGAAAATCCTTCGCTCCAAAATTATCTGGACGAGATGGATCGAACAATAAATCAGACTTCGAATTCAAGCTCAAAATTAGCATCAACCTCTATGATAACCAT contains:
- a CDS encoding T9SS type A sorting domain-containing protein; amino-acid sequence: MKKLYTLLATVALSYAVNAQNLITNGGFENWTAGAPDSWTVTVPANGGSVTRETAAGNIHGGTSSAKFTAPAGTGNVRAGVADFAVVAGHQYTLTYWYKDETDNAKGRHWGAWRTSSAAITDTSLQPDYYGNTTGWQQVTVTATAPAGATILRFDFRVYQDTGNSGAIYYDDVTLVDNTLGLQENIIAGLKVYPNPVSGNNFYIASDASAVKSVVVYDVLGKQVINTQVENEAAINVSNLNAGVYIVKITEEGKTATRKLVIK
- a CDS encoding T9SS type A sorting domain-containing protein, with amino-acid sequence MRQFYLILFSIALSVTTNAQTNLIPNGNFETWTNNTTPTGFSSTNTETFSANNFITRESGIIKNGAAAVKHQSQDDTQTLSPDNLIPVIPGNNYTISYWYLDNDTKARTRAWHSWVSISNGNEMELTDHRDQLHPTTYSSNSAQWVQVSFTLTAPSNATHFRFQARTYRQSGTSVGGYIYYDDFSMVNNTPMGLTDHQIDGLKLYPNPAGNNDNLYITSTTGSDKTIEIYDILGKQIQNIKTESNSPISISNLTTGVYLLKITEEGKTATQKLIIK